A stretch of DNA from Deltaproteobacteria bacterium:
CCTTGTCAAAGCTAAGAAGCCCCTTTATGTTTTCAAGGAGATGTTTAAACTCATCGTTCAAATAAAAAATTAATCGCATGATCATACGGATCACGCCGATATGGTCGTGCCCGTCAGCCTCTTTGGGCGCGTCCTTGGGGAAACGAACATGCTTCAAAGCATAGAAATACCAGTTGGTGAGTTCCCTATAGAAGGCCTTGGTGACCGACTCGACATCAAAGGCGTCATCGTGGCGTTTCTGAATCTCCAGGGGCGATAGCGGTTTTCCTTCGCTCCCCGCTGGCTTGGCTATCGGGAGCACCAAATTTTGCACCCCGCGACGCGAGGTCGCGGGGATGCTCATCAAGGCCAGATCCAACATTTGCAGCCGCTCGGCGGCCGTGCGCAAGCCGCTGTCGGCTCGCACGGTCATCCGGCGAAAAAGCCGACGCTTTTCAGCCTTTGCGTCATACTTGATATTCAGAAAATGCCAGGAGGATTGCGCCCTGTCGGAGAAAATGAACAGGCAGTAGGGATGTTCGCGGATTAATTGATCGACAATGGGCCGCTCAAGATTTCTCTGAAGACCGGCCGAGGCCAGACGGCAATAGACCACATGAAAGGCATTGTCCTCCCCGCCACTGGCAAACAGGATGGGATCATCCGCCAACGCCTTGCGGGCGGAATCCGGCCAGCCGCGCATGTAGAGCGGCTTGTTTTCATGCTCGTAGTTCAGTTCCTCCCAGAACAGCTTTTTAAGACCGGCCAGATCCCGCAAGTTCCGGAGGATGTTAAGGACCGCCTGCTGTCTCTCAACTTGTGCCATGCAACAATTTTGCTCCGATCATGTTGGATTGGTACGCCTTTTCTTCGGAATACTGCTTCGATATCGAACGTTATAACAATAACAAATTCCCTGTTCCCGGAGAATAAATTTCCCAAATTTTCTTTTATTCAAATTTGCTTCTTGCCAACCCAAATTGCCGAAGGACGGTTTGCCGCTTCCATTTTTTAAATCCTAAAAAAACATCATATTTTCAATGTATTAATGGTTATATAGGTACTAAAATGTTGTTCAATACCTATTAATTAGGTATTTTACCTATTTCTCCATTTGGCATTCGGCCCCCTACCCAAACACTCCAGTTTTCCTAAGTCTCTCTGTTCCCTGAGGATGCGGCGAATCAAATCTATCCCGACATTAGGACACCTCTCTTGGACATCTCGCATCGTGAAATCCCTCAAGAAATGTCTTATTGCATCGGGGATTTCATTATCTTACTCCGTAACACTCCTTACCTTGCCGGGCTCCTTGCCCTTAGCGAGTTCGTCCAGCTATCCTCGAATCATTTCCTTAACTCCGCCGCTGGAAATCTGATTTTGAGTTTAACAAATAAATCATATACCTTACCTAAAGTCAATCAAGCGGTGTCTAAATTCCATTTTTTTAATTCCGGGCTTCGAGTGCCAGTCGAACCGTTTCAACCGCCAGTTCGTTGATCCGATCCATATCCGGCCCGGGCGGCAAGGGTGAGGCCGAATAGGCCTCTTCGGCCCTCTGAAAACCCTGCTCGGCTTCGGCCTTTACCTGTTCCAGTGTCCATTCCCCGCGCTTGATGGCCAGCAGTTGTTCCGCATCATGACGCCGGACCTGGAGCTGCCCGTCTCTAAGAAATTCAATCCCCATCCGGAGCAGGCGTATAAGGTGGGCGGCATTCTTGCAATCGTAACCATAGCGCTCAACCAGATTCTTACGCTTGGCCCCCATATATCCCTGGAACCCCAAGTGGGTCATCTTGTAAAGCTGACTGCGGGCATAACCGGCAAAGGCCTGGTAAACGTGCCGGCCGACAAAGATCTGGCGATTGTCCAGGAGCAACCGGCCAGCCTCGGTAACCTTCAAATAATCAGAGCGATCAAGCCAGAGCATCATCAGGACATTGGGGTTTCCGCGAGCCAGCAGGCGAATAAACTTGCGGACTTCATAAACAACAATGTCCCATTCGTTCTGTTTGATTTCCTTGGTACCTCTTGAGCCGAATTCCTTGAGTCCGAAATAATAATCCAGGGGGGGAACGCAAACAGCCATCACATCCTTATCGTCGATACTATTCGGATCGGCGGATGGGACGTACAGGCCATGGGCGATGCTCCCCCGATAAGCAGAAAGAATGGCCCACTCACCCAGCGAGGGATGAGCCTCCAAAATATTCCTCGGAATTTCCAATAATCCTGAACCTCAAAACAGGCGGCATCTACTTGGTATCTTCAACGATAATACGTTTCTTTAGAAATATCATCTGCTATGACAGTTCCGGGAGCCGCCAGATGGCCGTGGCCTGGCTGGCAAGCCATTGCTGGCGTGAAGCAATGCGCTCCGGTGTCCATTCCAGATGATCACCGGCAACCCTTCGCGTTATCTCAAAACCGCTCTGCCCGTAAATTTCTCTTTTTTCCCGGTATGACTTGTTGCCGATCTGGCGGTTTAAAGTCGCTTCCAGGGGTGTCATATTTCCGATCCGATAGACGCACCGGTCAATTTGTTCATCGGTGAAGGAGGTCCACTGTTCATTGGGATTTTCCGGCAATATATGCTCGATGGTGTACTTATCGCTGGCATAATCAAAAGCCTGATTTGAAACATGCCGCTCGATCTCAA
This window harbors:
- a CDS encoding nucleotidyltransferase domain-containing protein; this encodes MEAHPSLGEWAILSAYRGSIAHGLYVPSADPNSIDDKDVMAVCVPPLDYYFGLKEFGSRGTKEIKQNEWDIVVYEVRKFIRLLARGNPNVLMMLWLDRSDYLKVTEAGRLLLDNRQIFVGRHVYQAFAGYARSQLYKMTHLGFQGYMGAKRKNLVERYGYDCKNAAHLIRLLRMGIEFLRDGQLQVRRHDAEQLLAIKRGEWTLEQVKAEAEQGFQRAEEAYSASPLPPGPDMDRINELAVETVRLALEARN